One Dioscorea cayenensis subsp. rotundata cultivar TDr96_F1 chromosome 15, TDr96_F1_v2_PseudoChromosome.rev07_lg8_w22 25.fasta, whole genome shotgun sequence genomic region harbors:
- the LOC120276894 gene encoding cytochrome P450 78A5-like gives MATSTFDPTLSLLLLSKFPIPPLIVVLLAGIALLWFAPGGVAWAFSRAARAVPGPPGVVLALSGTAAHRALAKLSHSLRASKLMAFSVGFSRFIVSSHPETAKEILCSSAFADRPIKESAYELLFHRAMGFAPYGEYWRNLRRISATYLFSPRRISAFGQQRREIGAHMVGEIQSLMGRDGEVEIKKVLHFASLNNVMMSVFGKRFDFGEGEGLELEGLVKEGYELLGMFNWSDHLPLLGLLDLQGVRRRCKKLVSKVNLFVGRIIEEHRCKRSAFGAASSSSVCDFVDVLLDLEKDEKLSDADMVAVLWEMIFRGTDTVAILLEWIMARMVLHPEIQAKAQAEIDAVVGEFKLVSDEDITNLHYLQCIVKESLRMHPPGPLLSWARLAIHNVNVGDYFIPAGTTAMVNMYAITHDECVWSEANEFKPERFMEEEVSIMGSDLRLAPFGSGRRVCPGKAMGLATVHLWLAQLLQSFKWLPSKPGVDLSECLKLSLEMKNPLICRATPRS, from the exons ATGGCGACTTCCACCTTCGATCCTACTCTTTCTCTCCTTTTGCTTTCCAAGTTCCCAATCCCTCCTCTCATCGTCGTCCTTCTCGCCGGCATCGCGCTTCTCTGGTTCGCTCCCGGCGGCGTCGCATGGGCCTTCTCTCGCGCCGCCAGGGCTGTTCCGGGTCCTCCCGGCGTTGTCTTAGCTCTTTCCGGCACCGCCGCTCACCGTGCACTAGCTAAGCTCTCTCATTCTTTGAGAGCTTCCAAGCTGATGGCTTTCTCTGTTGGTTTCTCTCGCTTCATCGTCTCCAGCCACCCGGAAACCGCAAAGGAAATCCTCTGTAGCTCGGCCTTCGCTGATCGTCCAATCAAGGAATCAGCTTACGAGCTTCTCTTTCATCGTGCGATGGGATTTGCTCCATACGGTGAGTATTGGAGGAATCTCCGGAGGATCTCTGCCACCTATTTGTTCAGCCCTAGGAGAATCTCAGCCTTCGGACAGCAGCGTAGAGAGATTGGGGCTCATATGGTTGGGGAGATTCAGAGCTTGATGGGGAGAGATGGTGAGGTGGAGATCAAGAAAGTGTTGCATTTTGCGTCTTTGAACAATGTAATGATGAGTGTTTTTGGAAAAAGATTTGAttttggagaaggagaaggtttGGAACTGGAAGGGCTTGTGAAGGAAGGGTATGAACTGCTTGGGATGTTCAACTGGAGTGATCATCTGCCATTGTTAGGGTTGTTGGATTTGCAAGGTGTGAGGAGGAGGTGCAAAAAGCTGGTTTCAAAAGTTAATCTCTTTGTTGGGAGGATCATTGAGGAACATAGATGCAAAAGAAGTGCTTTTGGTGCAGCTTCTTCAAGTAGTGTTTGTGACTTTGTTGATGTCCTGCTTGATTTGGAGAAGGATGAAAAGCTCTCTGATGCTGATATGGTTGCTGTTCTCTGG GAGATGATCTTCAGAGGCACTGATACTGTGGCAATTCTTCTTGAATGGATCATGGCTAGAATGGTCTTACATCCTGAAATCCAAGCCAAAGCTCAAGCTGAGATTGATGCTGTTGTTGGAGAATTCAAGCTTGTCTCTGATGAAGATATTACCAACCTCCATTACCTTCAATGTATTGTTAAAGAATCTCTTAGAATGCACCCTCCTGGTCCTCTCCTTTCTTGGGCTAGACTTGCAATTCACAACGTAAATGTCGGTGATTACTTCATCCCTGCCGGGACTACCGCAATGGTGAATATGTATGCGATAACACACGATGAATGTGTATGGTCTGAGGCTAATGAATTCAAGCCAGAGAGGTTCATGGAGGAGGAAGTGAGCATCATGGGATCTGATCTTAGGCTTGCTCCATTTGGTTCTGGGAGGAGAGTTTGTCCTGGGAAAGCCATGGGCTTGGCCACTGTTCATCTTTGGCTTGCTCAGCTACTTCAGAGCTTCAAATGGCTGCCATCAAAGCCTGGTGTGGATTTGTCTGAATGTTTGAAGTTGTCTCTTGAGATGAAGAACCCCTTGATTTGCAGAGCTACTCCTAGGAGTTGA
- the LOC120277153 gene encoding serine/threonine-protein kinase 24 isoform X2, with amino-acid sequence MEPSRRKQSEIYSTVVIHGDDSDQEEDDESLPPLLQRVPKDFGAAIDDDDDGDSSVSGTVVVRRDRRAMRSPFLDIQRVSPRARSDAEDAYSTFVVRPSATEESISGTFIRRTGGGGGFGSAISGGELGLWFGQGLGEETRQRQRKASVSSVPESVTREDPSTKYELLHELGKGSYGSVYKARDIKTSELVAIKVITMSEGEEGYEEIRGEIEMLQQCSHPNVVRYFASYQGEEYLWIVMEYCGGGSVADLMNITEEPLGESQIAYICREALKGLSYLHSIFKVHRDIKGGNILLTEQGEVKLGDFGVAAQLTRTMSKRNTFIGTPHWMAPEVIQESRYDGKVDVWALGVSAIEMAEGLPPRSTVHPMRVLFMISSEPAPMLEDKEKWSLLFHDFVAKCLTKDPRLRPTAPEMLKHKFIEKCDWGAAKMLPKIKKARHIRTALAAQAQAQAQAQLSEGDSAVSPVEQAWAISVNENYGDTVPSKPLKRPFHGALAEVPEDSSSGKHPMPNWAEHSAGDFGTVIVHPEVGVTIDDIQTPMSSTKESLPGQIDVRSSLQDMGAKDINFTVGSRTGTLINKNLDIDSKPEPAGLPEQGINSQSQGQGLKSGQNDGTSTLKSGTTSCKFFAVQDKVCICCW; translated from the exons ATGGAGCCGTCACGCCGGAAGCAATCGGAGATCTACTCCACGGTGGTGATCCACGGTGATGATTCCGATCAGGAGGAGGACGATGAGTCTTTACCGCCTCTCCTGCAGCGTGTTCCCAAGGATTTTGGGGCGGCCAtcgatgatgacgatgatggaGACTCATCGGTTTCTGGAACCGTTGTTGTCCGTCGAGACCGGCGAGCTATGCGGTCCCCCTTCCTGGATATCCAGCGTGTGAGCCCGCGGGCGAGATCGGACGCGGAGGATGCGTACTCGACCTTTGTTGTAAGACCTTCGGCGACGGAGGAGTCGATCTCGGGTACCTTCATTAGGAGGACGGGGGGTGGCGGTGGGTTTGGGTCTGCGATCAGTGGTGGTGAGTTAGGGTTATGGTTTGGTCAGGGGCTTGGAGAGGAGACGAGACAAAGGCAGCGTAAGGCGTCGGTGAGCTCAGTGCCGGAGAGTGTTACCAGGGAGGATCCGTCTACAAAGTATGAGCTGCTTCATGAACTTG GTAAAGGATCATATGGATCTGTTTATAAAGCTAGGGACATAAAGACTTCCGAGCTTGTTGCTATCAAAGTGATAACCATGAGCGAAGGG GAAGAGGGGTATGAAGAAATCCGAGGAGAAATTGAAATGCTGCAGCAATGTAGTCATCCCAATGTGGTACGGTACTTTGCAAGCTACCAAGGAGAAGAGTATCTCTGG ATAGTTATGGAGTACTGTGGGGGTGGAAGTGTTGCTGACTTGATGAATATCACTGAGGAGCCTTTAGGAGAATCCCAAATTGCATATATTTGCAGAGAAGCTTTGAAG GGTCTTTCTTACTTGCACTCAATATTTAAAGTTCATAGAGATATAAAAGGTGGCAATATTTTGCTTACTGAACAGGGAGAGGTAAAGTTGG GTGATTTTGGTGTTGCTGCACAGCTGACTAGAACCATGTCTAAACGTAACACg ttcATCGGTACTCCTCATTGGATGGCTCCAGAAGTTATACAAGAAAGTCGTTATGATGGAAAG GTTGATGTGTGGGCTCTTGGTGTTTCAGCAATTGAAATGGCAGAG GGATTGCCGCCAAGATCTACTGTACATCCGATGAGG GTGTTGTTTATGATATCCAGTGAGCCTGCTCCAATGCttgaagataaagaaaaatg GTCTCTACTTTTTCATGATTTTGTGGCCAAATGTTTGACAAAGGACCCACGGCTGCGCCCGACTGCTCCTGAAATGCTTAAG CATAAGTTTATTGAAAAATGTGATTGGGGAGCAGCAAAAATGTTGCCAAAGATAAAGAAGGCAAGGCATATCAGAACAGCATTGGCGGCACAAGCACAAGCACAGGCACAAGCTCAACTTTCAGAGGGTGACTCAGCAGTCAGC CCAGTTGAGCAAGCATGGGCTATTAGTGTGAATGAAAACTATGGGGACACTGTTCCATCAAAACCCCTGAAGCGTCCTTTTCATGGAGCGTTAGCTGAGGTGCCCGAGGACAGTAGTTCAGGAAAGCATCCAATGCCCAACTGGGCTGAACATAGTGCAG gTGACTTTGGGACTGTTATAGTTCACCCTGAAGTTGGAGTTACTATTGATGATATTCAAACACCTATGTCCAGTACAAAAGAATCCTTGCCAGGACAAATTGATGTGAGAAGTTCTCTGCAAGATATGGGAGCCAAAGACATTAATTTCAC GGTGGGCAGTAGAACTGGTACTTTGATCAATAAGAATTTAGATATAGATTCAAAGCCTGAACCAGCAGGATTGCCAGAACAGGGCATCAATTCCCAGTCTCAGGGGCAAGGTCTTAAATCTGGACAAAATGATGGCACAAGCACGCTGAAGAGTGGTACTACTAGCTGCAAATTTTTTGCAGTGCAAGATAAG GTCTGTATATGCTGCTGGTAG
- the LOC120277153 gene encoding serine/threonine-protein kinase dst1 isoform X1 produces the protein MEPSRRKQSEIYSTVVIHGDDSDQEEDDESLPPLLQRVPKDFGAAIDDDDDGDSSVSGTVVVRRDRRAMRSPFLDIQRVSPRARSDAEDAYSTFVVRPSATEESISGTFIRRTGGGGGFGSAISGGELGLWFGQGLGEETRQRQRKASVSSVPESVTREDPSTKYELLHELGKGSYGSVYKARDIKTSELVAIKVITMSEGEEGYEEIRGEIEMLQQCSHPNVVRYFASYQGEEYLWIVMEYCGGGSVADLMNITEEPLGESQIAYICREALKGLSYLHSIFKVHRDIKGGNILLTEQGEVKLGDFGVAAQLTRTMSKRNTFIGTPHWMAPEVIQESRYDGKVDVWALGVSAIEMAEGLPPRSTVHPMRVLFMISSEPAPMLEDKEKWSLLFHDFVAKCLTKDPRLRPTAPEMLKHKFIEKCDWGAAKMLPKIKKARHIRTALAAQAQAQAQAQLSEGDSAVSPVEQAWAISVNENYGDTVPSKPLKRPFHGALAEVPEDSSSGKHPMPNWAEHSAGDFGTVIVHPEVGVTIDDIQTPMSSTKESLPGQIDVRSSLQDMGAKDINFTVGSRTGTLINKNLDIDSKPEPAGLPEQGINSQSQGQGLKSGQNDGTSTLKSGTTSCKFFAVQDKLRSVYAAGSTVPVPFLKAIDISPLALVSDNFTGEVPGTSDDAALEAVKELLSGDGQTKKGRRGQNEVQLPPGVYQRLTSSPTLMNLAQALAYHKMCYEDMPLQELQPTQEQQTIQNLCDTLRTILRL, from the exons ATGGAGCCGTCACGCCGGAAGCAATCGGAGATCTACTCCACGGTGGTGATCCACGGTGATGATTCCGATCAGGAGGAGGACGATGAGTCTTTACCGCCTCTCCTGCAGCGTGTTCCCAAGGATTTTGGGGCGGCCAtcgatgatgacgatgatggaGACTCATCGGTTTCTGGAACCGTTGTTGTCCGTCGAGACCGGCGAGCTATGCGGTCCCCCTTCCTGGATATCCAGCGTGTGAGCCCGCGGGCGAGATCGGACGCGGAGGATGCGTACTCGACCTTTGTTGTAAGACCTTCGGCGACGGAGGAGTCGATCTCGGGTACCTTCATTAGGAGGACGGGGGGTGGCGGTGGGTTTGGGTCTGCGATCAGTGGTGGTGAGTTAGGGTTATGGTTTGGTCAGGGGCTTGGAGAGGAGACGAGACAAAGGCAGCGTAAGGCGTCGGTGAGCTCAGTGCCGGAGAGTGTTACCAGGGAGGATCCGTCTACAAAGTATGAGCTGCTTCATGAACTTG GTAAAGGATCATATGGATCTGTTTATAAAGCTAGGGACATAAAGACTTCCGAGCTTGTTGCTATCAAAGTGATAACCATGAGCGAAGGG GAAGAGGGGTATGAAGAAATCCGAGGAGAAATTGAAATGCTGCAGCAATGTAGTCATCCCAATGTGGTACGGTACTTTGCAAGCTACCAAGGAGAAGAGTATCTCTGG ATAGTTATGGAGTACTGTGGGGGTGGAAGTGTTGCTGACTTGATGAATATCACTGAGGAGCCTTTAGGAGAATCCCAAATTGCATATATTTGCAGAGAAGCTTTGAAG GGTCTTTCTTACTTGCACTCAATATTTAAAGTTCATAGAGATATAAAAGGTGGCAATATTTTGCTTACTGAACAGGGAGAGGTAAAGTTGG GTGATTTTGGTGTTGCTGCACAGCTGACTAGAACCATGTCTAAACGTAACACg ttcATCGGTACTCCTCATTGGATGGCTCCAGAAGTTATACAAGAAAGTCGTTATGATGGAAAG GTTGATGTGTGGGCTCTTGGTGTTTCAGCAATTGAAATGGCAGAG GGATTGCCGCCAAGATCTACTGTACATCCGATGAGG GTGTTGTTTATGATATCCAGTGAGCCTGCTCCAATGCttgaagataaagaaaaatg GTCTCTACTTTTTCATGATTTTGTGGCCAAATGTTTGACAAAGGACCCACGGCTGCGCCCGACTGCTCCTGAAATGCTTAAG CATAAGTTTATTGAAAAATGTGATTGGGGAGCAGCAAAAATGTTGCCAAAGATAAAGAAGGCAAGGCATATCAGAACAGCATTGGCGGCACAAGCACAAGCACAGGCACAAGCTCAACTTTCAGAGGGTGACTCAGCAGTCAGC CCAGTTGAGCAAGCATGGGCTATTAGTGTGAATGAAAACTATGGGGACACTGTTCCATCAAAACCCCTGAAGCGTCCTTTTCATGGAGCGTTAGCTGAGGTGCCCGAGGACAGTAGTTCAGGAAAGCATCCAATGCCCAACTGGGCTGAACATAGTGCAG gTGACTTTGGGACTGTTATAGTTCACCCTGAAGTTGGAGTTACTATTGATGATATTCAAACACCTATGTCCAGTACAAAAGAATCCTTGCCAGGACAAATTGATGTGAGAAGTTCTCTGCAAGATATGGGAGCCAAAGACATTAATTTCAC GGTGGGCAGTAGAACTGGTACTTTGATCAATAAGAATTTAGATATAGATTCAAAGCCTGAACCAGCAGGATTGCCAGAACAGGGCATCAATTCCCAGTCTCAGGGGCAAGGTCTTAAATCTGGACAAAATGATGGCACAAGCACGCTGAAGAGTGGTACTACTAGCTGCAAATTTTTTGCAGTGCAAGATAAG CTCAGGTCTGTATATGCTGCTGGTAGTACTGTGCCTGTACCATTTCTGAAGGCCATAGACATTTCTCCTTTAGCTCTCGTGTCAGATAACTTCACCGGCGAAGTACCAGGAACTAGTGATGATGCTGCTCTAGAAGCAGTGAAGGAGCTCCTCAGTGGTGATGGACAAACAAAGAAAGGACGGAGAGGCCAAAATGAG GTACAACTACCTCCTGGAGTATATCAGAGACTAACATCAAGTCCAACACTAATGAATTTAGCTCAGGCTTTGGCTTACCATAAAAT GTGCTACGAGGACATGCCTCTGCAAGAGCTGCAACCAACTCAAGAGCAACAAACCATTCAAAATCTTTGTGATACTCTTCGAACCATTTTACGGTTGTAA
- the LOC120276844 gene encoding uncharacterized protein C9orf85 homolog, whose translation MSGRKGPPKHQNSFAWNPNAGHKKNETEVGGRLRPYSEITGVCPRCKDQIDWKRKYGKYKPLVEPAKCQKCSKRTVRQAYHNICSGCSKNLNVCAKCCCRVEQIVGRDIAEVDAEQKALEEAIKNARERDRRTLLRAMNKNKGGKAASTPKIGDRSREGELFSASSIDEYAELSRPDESDEDDILVCK comes from the exons ATGTCGGGAAGGAAGGGGCCGCCGAAGCACCAGAATAGCTTCGCATGGAACCCTAACGCCGGCCACAAGAAGAATGAGACC GAAGTCGGGGGTAGGCTTCGGCCTTACTCGGAGATCACTGGAGTTTGCCCCCGTTGCAAAGATCAGATCGATTGGAAGCGCAA GTATGGAAAGTATAAGCCTTTAGTGGAGCCTGCTAAATG CCAGAAATGCAGTAAACGGACAGTGCGGCAGGCATACCATAACATATGCTCTg GATGCTCTAAGAATCTTAATGTGTGTGCCAAGTGCTGTTGCCGTGTGGAACAGATTGTTGGCAG GGATATTGCTGAGGTGGATGCAGAGCAGAAGGCGCTAGAGGAG GCCATTAAGAATGCTAGGGAGAGAGATAGAAGAACACTTCTTCGAGCG ATGAATAAAAACAAAGGTGGGAAAGCAGCATCAACTCCAAAAATCGGAGACCGAAGCAGAGAGGGAGAATTATTTTCTGCATCATCAATTGATGAGTATGCTGAACTTTCAAGACCAGATGAGAGTGATGAAGACGATATCCTTGTATGCAAATGA
- the LOC120276746 gene encoding probable 6-phosphogluconolactonase 2, whose protein sequence is MATAKGRGDIRIFDTYDELATDLAEYVAQLSESSVKERGYFTIALSGGSLISLLGKLCEAPYNKTVDWTKWYVLWAEERAVSKNHSDSNYKLAKDSFLSKVSILNNHVYSINDSKTVEDAAMQYEFTIRQLVKARVLSVSGVNDCPKFDLILLCMGSDGHIAALYPHHPALELKEDWITHITDSSEPPPERITFTLPVINSASNVVVLATGEDKARAVHLAIDNVGQDFDASAVPARLVEPVDGKLVWFMDMAAASQVTTNE, encoded by the exons ATGGCCACTGCCAAGGGAAGAGGAGACATTAGAATCTTCGACACATATGATGAACTCGCCACCGATTTGGCTGAATATGTTGCACAACTCTCAGAGAGTTCAGTTAAAGAGCGAGGATATTTCACCATTGCTTTATCCGGAGGTTCTCTCATCAGTTTGCTGGG GAAACTATGTGAAGCTCCTTATAATAAGACTGTTGATTGGACAAAATGGTATGTACTCTGGGCCGAAGAGCGGGCAGTTTCGAAGAATCACAGCGATAGCAATTACAAACTAGCAAAGGATAGCTTTCTCTCAAAG GTATCGATCCTCAACAATCATGTGTACTCCATCAATGACAGCAAGACAGTGGAAGATGCAGCAATGCAGTATGAATTCACCATCAGACAGCTTGTGAAGGCTCGTGTGCTCAGTGTCTCCGGTGTCAACGACTGCCCCAAATTCGATCTCATTCTGCTTTGCATGGGTTCCGACGGACATATCGCTGCGTTGTACCCGCACCACCCGGCTCTCGAGCTGAAGGAGGATTGGATCACCCACATCACTGACTCATCTGAGCCTCCGCCCGAGAGGATCACATTCACCCTCCCGGTGATCAACTCGGCCTCCAACGTCGTCGTATTGGCAACCGGAGAAGACAAGGCCAGGGCAGTGCATCTTGCCATTGATAATGTAGGCCAAGATTTTGATGCTTCTGCTGTTCCTGCTAGATTAGTCGAGCCAGTTGACGGGAAGTTAGTGTGGTTCATGGACATGGCAGCAGCATCACAAGTAACTACTAATGAATGA